From the genome of Pelomonas sp. SE-A7, one region includes:
- a CDS encoding DUF748 domain-containing protein has translation MQGLTLNNKMRRWLLVVAAVILLPLLLAWALLPGWIEKRGAQLASEALGRPVTIGAAHFQPWRLGLVLEALRIGPAPGGDEDLLQVQRIDTRVSWRSLIHLSPVLGSLSIEQPVLRVTQLDERHSSIDDLLKRFAAKPDEAPAGKEPDFALYNIRLLGGQVLVDDRPAGCQHRLDQLDLELPFVSSLDTDEQVQVQPRLQGRLNGVAFGSQASLRPFDPRHDGSLDFKLAETDLQPYAVYLPKDLPLQLVRGKLSAEFKLTFSRPEKQAPQLDLSGQLRAADWALSQSGREALAWQGLQLGIAEFQPLQRKLRFGDIQIDGLALQLRRDARGQLQLPMPASPPVAASAPAAAPWNLAIDKLSLRKASLALHDDSVATKLKLDPIELRLQSLKWPLVEQPARFELSMGLDKAQLSAKGELSKQALKADAQVQDFSLTSIEAYLKPVLPLKLSGKLNTAAAVQWEQPLEAGSAPQLSLRDLKLEQLKAGTELSLASLTLDQAEVLPAKQRVKAGQLRLAQPRATIKRAEQGGWNFEQWLPPAHDKAAAGNAAPWQLSLAGLSLEQGQVEVQDASMPRPVHLVASEVGIKLQELAWGQPASSPLQVALKLGSVREGRAKVDESGRLRWNGRVELPQAKLAGRLQIEHLPLGGISPYVEQQMGVRLQRADASWQGDVEVEGPKIQLSGDLQLNDLLLRLARGESREELLSWRSLDLKKLRLALAPNEAPRLAVAESELAEFFARLDIDPQGHFNLRGVQQPEKAGAAAPGPAPQYQLGPIKLSGGKVDFSDRFIRPNYNARLSELEGRIGALSSDSQQMSTVELHGKVAGTGRLEIGGQVAISPLALDIKAQASEIELAPLSPYAGKYAGYAIERGKLSTKLEYKIAPGGQLQANNQVILNQLTFGDKVDSPEATSLPVKFALALLKDRDGVIDINLPVSGSINDPEFSVGGLVWRLFLNLIGKALTSPFSLLAGGGHEDSSVLAMAQGASELGADGMGKLDKLAKALNDRPQLRLSIIGSSSLDSEREALKQGKLNQAIEAERQREQRRDASAKPGREQLLRSVYLRSELKTRPRNLVGLLKELPAAEMEKLLLDSYSIDAEAARQLALARAVLVRDALIARGVPNERLFLAAPKSGAPQVELALEAP, from the coding sequence ATGCAAGGTCTGACCCTCAACAACAAGATGCGGCGCTGGCTGCTGGTCGTGGCGGCGGTGATCCTGTTGCCACTGCTGCTGGCCTGGGCGCTGCTGCCAGGATGGATTGAGAAGCGTGGTGCGCAACTGGCGAGCGAAGCCCTGGGCCGGCCGGTCACGATAGGCGCTGCCCATTTCCAGCCCTGGCGACTCGGTCTGGTGCTTGAGGCGCTGCGCATAGGGCCGGCGCCAGGGGGCGATGAAGACCTGTTGCAAGTCCAGCGCATAGACACCCGGGTGTCCTGGCGCTCCCTCATCCACCTGAGCCCGGTGCTCGGTTCCCTGAGCATCGAACAGCCGGTGCTGCGTGTGACCCAGTTGGACGAACGGCACTCCAGCATCGACGACTTGCTCAAACGCTTCGCCGCCAAGCCCGACGAGGCGCCGGCCGGCAAGGAGCCCGATTTCGCGCTCTACAACATCCGTCTGCTGGGCGGGCAAGTGCTGGTCGACGACAGGCCGGCCGGCTGCCAGCACAGGCTCGACCAGTTGGACCTGGAGCTGCCCTTCGTCTCCAGCCTGGACACCGACGAGCAGGTGCAGGTGCAGCCGCGCCTGCAGGGGCGACTCAACGGCGTGGCCTTCGGCAGCCAGGCTTCGCTGCGGCCTTTTGATCCTCGCCATGACGGCTCGCTGGACTTCAAGCTGGCCGAGACCGACCTGCAACCCTATGCGGTCTACCTGCCCAAGGATCTGCCGCTGCAGCTGGTGCGCGGCAAGCTGTCGGCCGAGTTCAAGCTCACGTTCTCGCGGCCCGAGAAACAGGCACCGCAGCTGGACCTTAGCGGCCAGTTGCGCGCCGCCGACTGGGCGCTGAGTCAGTCCGGCCGCGAGGCCCTGGCCTGGCAGGGGCTGCAGCTGGGCATTGCCGAGTTCCAGCCGCTTCAGCGCAAGCTGCGTTTCGGCGATATCCAGATCGACGGCCTGGCCTTGCAGTTGCGTCGGGATGCACGAGGCCAGCTTCAACTGCCCATGCCGGCGAGCCCGCCAGTGGCAGCTTCAGCGCCCGCTGCGGCTCCTTGGAACCTGGCCATCGATAAGCTGAGCCTGCGCAAGGCCTCGCTGGCGCTGCACGACGACTCCGTCGCGACCAAGCTGAAGCTCGATCCCATCGAACTCAGGCTGCAAAGCCTGAAGTGGCCCCTGGTGGAGCAGCCGGCCCGCTTCGAGCTGTCCATGGGGCTGGACAAGGCGCAGCTCTCGGCCAAGGGCGAGTTGTCCAAGCAGGCGCTCAAGGCCGATGCACAGGTGCAGGATTTCTCGCTGACCAGCATCGAGGCTTATCTGAAGCCGGTCTTGCCCCTGAAGCTGAGCGGCAAGCTGAACACCGCGGCGGCCGTGCAATGGGAGCAGCCGCTGGAAGCGGGCAGTGCTCCGCAGCTGAGTCTGCGCGACCTGAAGCTGGAGCAGTTGAAGGCCGGCACCGAACTCTCGCTCGCTTCGCTGACGCTGGACCAGGCCGAAGTCCTGCCTGCCAAGCAGCGAGTCAAGGCCGGCCAGCTGCGGCTGGCGCAGCCGCGGGCCACGATCAAGCGGGCGGAGCAGGGCGGCTGGAATTTCGAGCAATGGCTGCCGCCGGCGCATGACAAGGCGGCGGCAGGCAATGCCGCGCCTTGGCAGCTCAGCCTGGCCGGCCTCAGCCTGGAGCAGGGCCAGGTCGAAGTGCAGGACGCGAGCATGCCGCGGCCTGTGCACCTGGTCGCCAGCGAGGTCGGTATCAAGCTGCAGGAACTGGCCTGGGGCCAGCCCGCCAGCAGCCCCTTGCAGGTGGCGCTGAAGCTGGGTTCGGTCCGCGAGGGCCGGGCCAAGGTGGATGAAAGCGGCCGCCTGCGCTGGAACGGCCGCGTCGAGCTGCCGCAGGCCAAGCTGGCCGGCCGGCTGCAGATCGAGCATCTGCCGCTGGGTGGCATCAGCCCCTATGTGGAGCAGCAGATGGGCGTTCGCCTGCAGCGCGCCGATGCCAGCTGGCAGGGCGATGTGGAAGTCGAGGGCCCAAAGATTCAGCTGAGCGGCGATCTGCAGCTGAACGATCTGCTGCTGCGTCTGGCCCGTGGCGAAAGCCGAGAGGAATTGCTGAGCTGGCGGAGCCTGGACCTGAAGAAGCTGCGCCTCGCCCTGGCTCCGAACGAGGCGCCGCGCCTGGCGGTTGCCGAAAGCGAGTTGGCCGAATTCTTTGCCAGGCTCGACATCGACCCGCAAGGCCACTTCAATCTGCGCGGCGTGCAGCAGCCGGAGAAGGCTGGCGCAGCGGCCCCGGGCCCGGCTCCGCAGTACCAGCTCGGGCCGATCAAGCTCAGCGGCGGCAAGGTCGATTTCAGCGACCGTTTCATCCGGCCCAACTACAACGCCCGCCTGAGCGAGCTGGAAGGCCGCATAGGTGCCCTGAGCAGCGACAGCCAGCAAATGTCCACGGTGGAGCTGCACGGCAAGGTGGCCGGCACCGGCCGCCTGGAGATAGGCGGCCAGGTGGCGATCAGCCCGCTGGCGCTGGACATCAAGGCCCAGGCCAGCGAGATCGAGCTGGCGCCGCTGTCGCCCTATGCCGGCAAATACGCCGGCTACGCCATCGAGCGCGGCAAGCTTTCCACGAAGCTGGAATACAAGATCGCGCCGGGCGGCCAACTGCAGGCCAACAACCAGGTCATCCTCAACCAGCTGACGTTCGGCGACAAGGTCGACAGCCCGGAGGCCACCTCGCTGCCGGTCAAGTTCGCCTTGGCCCTGCTGAAGGACCGCGACGGCGTCATCGACATCAACCTGCCGGTCTCGGGCTCGATCAATGATCCCGAGTTCAGCGTCGGCGGCCTGGTCTGGCGGTTGTTCCTCAACCTGATAGGCAAGGCCCTGACCTCGCCCTTCAGCCTGCTGGCCGGCGGAGGCCATGAAGACAGTAGCGTGCTGGCCATGGCGCAAGGCGCCAGTGAGCTGGGTGCCGACGGCATGGGCAAGCTCGACAAGCTGGCCAAGGCCCTGAACGACCGGCCACAGCTGCGCTTGTCCATCATTGGTAGCTCCTCGCTGGACAGCGAGCGTGAAGCCTTGAAGCAAGGGAAGCTGAACCAGGCCATCGAGGCCGAGCGCCAGCGCGAGCAGCGGCGCGACGCGAGCGCCAAGCCAGGCCGCGAGCAGCTCTTGCGCTCGGTCTACCTGCGCAGCGAGCTGAAGACCCGGCCGCGCAATCTGGTCGGCCTGCTGAAGGAGCTGCCAGCGGCCGAGATGGAGAAGCTGCTGCTCGATTCGTACAGCATCGATGCCGAGGCCGCGCGCCAGCTGGCCCTGGCCCGTGCGGTGCTCGTGCGGGACGCCCTGATCGCCCGAGGCGTGCCCAATGAGCGCCTGTTCCTGGCTGCGCCCAAGAGCGGAGCCCCACAGGTCGAACTGGCACTCGAAGCGCCCTGA
- the msrA gene encoding peptide-methionine (S)-S-oxide reductase MsrA, which translates to MTQPLQRITLAGGCFWCTEAVYELVRGVAQVESGYAMGHLANPNYEQICSGNTGHAEVLRIDFDPTQVSLRELLEVFFVIHDPTTLNRQGADVGTQYRSGIYFHSPEQETVCRQVLDEANEAHHGRVVTELLPIRDYWPAEAYHQHYYARHPEQGYCAFVVAGKVEKFHKTFARLMKNGTA; encoded by the coding sequence ATGACCCAGCCCCTGCAACGCATCACGCTCGCCGGCGGCTGCTTCTGGTGCACGGAAGCGGTCTACGAATTGGTCCGCGGCGTGGCGCAGGTCGAATCCGGCTATGCCATGGGCCATCTGGCCAACCCCAACTACGAGCAGATCTGCTCGGGCAACACCGGCCATGCCGAGGTGCTGCGCATCGACTTCGACCCGACCCAGGTCAGCTTGCGCGAGCTGCTGGAGGTGTTCTTCGTCATCCACGATCCGACCACCTTGAACCGCCAGGGCGCCGACGTGGGCACGCAATACCGCTCCGGCATCTATTTCCACAGTCCCGAGCAAGAAACCGTCTGCCGCCAGGTGCTGGACGAGGCGAATGAGGCCCACCATGGCCGCGTGGTCACCGAACTGCTGCCCATCCGCGACTACTGGCCGGCGGAGGCCTACCACCAGCACTACTACGCCCGGCATCCGGAGCAGGGCTATTGCGCCTTCGTCGTGGCCGGCAAGGTCGAGAAGTTCCACAAGACCTTCGCACGGCTGATGAAGAACGGCACTGCCTGA
- a CDS encoding TonB-dependent receptor produces MLFIQPKNPKRYRLTALALACVPYLAQADNGPSEAPAARTSNEKLSTVTVTGNPLRSNEAPGQLRSLAGDDLTLQRGTSLGDTLSGLSGVGSSYFGPNANRPTIRGLDGDRVRLMSNSGASVDASSLSFDHAVPIDPLVIERVEVLRGASALLYGGNALGGVVNTLDNRIPRQRQAELSGVTEFRLGGANGERSAAAVLDGGAGDWAWHADLAGRRTSDLRVPRFTDSEGQTGQRVRNSASDSQGGALGTSRQLANGYVGLSFDGYRSDYGVTVEPDVKIKMERQRLANAGELRWSDGPLRRLRWQASASRYEHREIEGDGAVGTVFNSRGKDLRIEAEHEPLGSLRGVIGTQLERSDFSALGEEALVPTTRTRSAALFVLEQLQLGDWHLSAGARREQVRINSDGDGADAAEPRFGAPDARRFKPGSVSLSANWHLSSSWELALNLNQSERSPTFAELYANGIHVASGAFERGDRLLGLEKARGAELSLGWEAHGAGLRLGLYRTRFSNYIALQATGEQVDDGEGGEQPVYAYHGVRAQLQGFELEAHQEWKLAAGSLKVSAALDAVRGTELATGEPLPRLAPMKAVLAAEWRQGPWSNRLEWRGVARQDRVPALDRATAGYGTVRLAIARQFRLGENDALWYLRLDNLGNQLAFNAGSPLTIRGLAPLPGRAVQTGVQFRF; encoded by the coding sequence ATGTTGTTCATCCAACCCAAGAATCCCAAGCGGTATCGCTTGACGGCGCTGGCCCTGGCCTGCGTCCCCTACCTGGCCCAGGCCGACAACGGTCCTTCCGAAGCACCGGCAGCCCGCACGTCCAACGAGAAGCTGAGCACGGTGACCGTGACCGGCAATCCGCTGCGCAGCAACGAGGCGCCCGGCCAGCTCCGCAGTCTCGCTGGCGACGACCTTACCCTGCAGCGCGGCACTTCGCTCGGCGACACGCTGAGTGGTCTGTCCGGCGTCGGCTCCAGCTACTTCGGGCCGAACGCCAACCGGCCGACGATCCGAGGCCTCGACGGCGACCGCGTGCGCCTGATGAGCAACTCGGGCGCCTCGGTCGATGCTTCCAGCCTCAGCTTCGACCATGCCGTGCCCATCGATCCGCTGGTCATCGAACGCGTGGAAGTGCTGCGCGGTGCCTCGGCCCTGCTCTATGGCGGCAATGCCCTGGGCGGCGTGGTCAACACGCTGGACAACCGCATCCCGCGCCAGCGCCAGGCCGAGCTCAGCGGCGTCACCGAATTCCGCCTGGGCGGCGCCAATGGAGAGCGCAGCGCCGCCGCCGTGCTGGACGGCGGTGCCGGCGATTGGGCCTGGCATGCCGACCTGGCCGGCCGCCGCACCAGCGACCTGCGCGTGCCGCGCTTCACCGATTCCGAGGGCCAGACCGGCCAGCGGGTGCGCAACTCGGCCAGCGACAGCCAGGGCGGCGCCCTGGGCACCTCGCGCCAGCTCGCCAACGGCTATGTCGGCCTGTCCTTCGACGGCTACCGCAGCGACTACGGCGTCACCGTCGAGCCCGACGTCAAGATCAAGATGGAACGCCAGCGCCTGGCCAATGCCGGCGAACTGCGCTGGAGCGACGGCCCGCTGCGGCGTCTGCGGTGGCAGGCATCGGCCAGCCGCTACGAGCATCGCGAGATCGAGGGCGATGGCGCCGTGGGCACGGTCTTCAACAGCCGCGGCAAGGACCTGCGCATCGAGGCCGAGCATGAGCCGCTAGGCTCGCTGCGCGGCGTGATAGGCACCCAGCTTGAACGCAGCGACTTCTCGGCGCTGGGCGAAGAGGCCCTGGTCCCGACCACGCGCACACGCAGCGCGGCGCTCTTCGTCCTGGAACAGCTGCAGCTGGGCGACTGGCATCTCAGTGCCGGTGCGCGTCGTGAGCAAGTCCGGATCAACTCGGACGGCGACGGCGCCGATGCTGCGGAGCCGCGCTTCGGTGCACCGGATGCGCGCCGCTTCAAGCCAGGCAGCGTTTCGCTCAGCGCCAACTGGCACCTGTCTTCGAGCTGGGAACTGGCGCTCAACCTGAACCAGAGCGAAAGGTCGCCTACCTTTGCCGAGCTGTATGCCAACGGCATCCACGTGGCTTCGGGCGCCTTCGAACGTGGCGACCGCTTGCTGGGGCTGGAAAAGGCCCGCGGTGCCGAGCTCAGCCTGGGCTGGGAAGCCCACGGCGCCGGGCTGCGCCTGGGTCTGTATCGCACCCGCTTCTCCAACTACATCGCGCTGCAGGCCACTGGCGAACAGGTGGACGATGGCGAGGGCGGTGAACAGCCGGTCTACGCCTACCATGGCGTGCGGGCCCAGCTGCAGGGCTTCGAGCTGGAGGCCCACCAGGAGTGGAAGCTCGCCGCCGGCAGCCTGAAAGTTTCAGCTGCATTGGACGCCGTGCGAGGCACCGAGCTTGCCACCGGAGAACCGCTGCCGCGGCTGGCTCCGATGAAGGCCGTGCTGGCCGCCGAATGGCGCCAGGGCCCCTGGTCCAACCGCCTGGAATGGCGCGGCGTGGCACGCCAGGACCGGGTGCCGGCACTCGACCGGGCGACGGCCGGCTACGGCACCGTGCGCCTGGCCATTGCTCGCCAGTTCCGCCTGGGCGAGAACGATGCGCTCTGGTACCTGCGGCTGGACAACCTCGGCAACCAGCTGGCCTTCAACGCCGGCAGTCCGCTGACGATACGTGGCCTGGCGCCACTGCCGGGCCGCGCGGTCCAGACCGGCGTGCAGTTCCGGTTCTGA
- the pdxH gene encoding pyridoxamine 5'-phosphate oxidase, translated as MSKLSDMRKSYERAELDDEAAAGEPLAQFRQWFDEALKAEVPEPNAMTLATVGADGRPSTRIVLVKDVDARGLVWYTNYDSRKGRELAAHPFAALQFHWVELERVVRIEGRVEKVDEAQSDAYYQSRPLDSRLGAWASPQSQVIGSRAVLVANAAKAAAQHGLNPPRPPHWGGFRLVPERWEFWQGRKSRLHDRLCYRLQADGQWLRERLAP; from the coding sequence ATGAGCAAACTCTCCGACATGCGCAAGAGCTACGAGCGCGCCGAACTCGACGACGAGGCCGCCGCCGGCGAGCCGCTTGCCCAGTTCAGGCAGTGGTTCGACGAGGCCCTCAAGGCCGAGGTTCCCGAACCCAATGCCATGACGCTGGCCACCGTGGGCGCAGACGGCCGGCCCTCGACCCGCATCGTGCTGGTCAAGGACGTCGATGCGCGGGGCCTGGTCTGGTACACCAACTACGACAGCCGCAAGGGCCGGGAGCTGGCCGCCCATCCGTTCGCTGCCCTGCAGTTCCACTGGGTCGAACTGGAGCGCGTGGTGCGCATCGAGGGTCGTGTCGAGAAGGTGGACGAGGCTCAGTCCGATGCCTACTACCAGTCGCGCCCGCTGGATTCTCGGCTGGGCGCCTGGGCTTCGCCGCAGAGCCAGGTGATCGGCTCGCGGGCCGTGCTCGTGGCCAATGCGGCCAAGGCAGCGGCCCAGCACGGGCTGAACCCGCCCAGGCCTCCGCATTGGGGTGGCTTCCGCCTGGTGCCCGAACGCTGGGAGTTCTGGCAGGGCCGCAAGTCGCGCCTGCATGACCGGCTTTGCTACCGGCTGCAGGCGGACGGCCAATGGCTGCGCGAGCGCCTGGCGCCCTGA
- a CDS encoding nucleotidyltransferase family protein — protein MIKRRPVVVVLAAGRGQRFRGTGHKLEQRLGGGTLLSRTVAHALETKLRVVVVSSEKLAPMVSNLVAASDLIKVPELTSRGRPNPLGMGFSIAAGVAATGDAEGWLIVPGDMPLLQPATLLAVAEAIEQYPVAFAQYRGQRGHPVGFSAELYSELVALEGDEGARRLLARYPAQPVEVDDAGVLVDVDTVEDLARLRGEQARETLGSSR, from the coding sequence ATGATCAAGCGACGACCCGTAGTCGTCGTGTTGGCCGCGGGGCGCGGCCAGCGCTTTAGAGGCACCGGGCACAAGCTGGAGCAGCGCCTGGGTGGTGGGACCTTGTTGTCGCGCACCGTGGCCCATGCGCTCGAGACCAAACTCAGGGTGGTGGTGGTGTCCAGCGAGAAGCTGGCGCCCATGGTGTCCAACCTGGTCGCGGCGAGCGACCTGATCAAGGTGCCCGAACTGACCAGCCGGGGCCGGCCCAATCCGCTCGGCATGGGCTTTTCCATCGCGGCCGGCGTGGCCGCCACCGGCGATGCCGAGGGCTGGCTGATCGTGCCCGGCGACATGCCCCTGCTGCAGCCAGCCACGCTGCTCGCCGTGGCCGAGGCCATCGAGCAGTATCCGGTTGCCTTCGCCCAGTACCGTGGCCAGCGCGGCCATCCGGTCGGCTTCAGCGCCGAGCTGTATTCGGAGCTGGTGGCCCTGGAAGGCGACGAAGGCGCGCGCCGCCTGCTGGCCCGTTATCCGGCCCAGCCGGTGGAAGTGGACGACGCCGGCGTGCTGGTCGATGTGGACACGGTGGAAGACCTTGCCCGGCTGCGCGGCGAACAGGCCCGCGAGACCCTGGGATCGAGTCGCTGA
- the edd gene encoding phosphogluconate dehydratase, translated as MDKNRILIEVTERIRQRSSASRARYLAQIDKLAGRKRGVERMGCANVAHAVAAMPANDKLRIVAEKAPHLAVVTAYNDMLSAHQPYEGYPALIRDEAAKQGATVQVAGGVPAMCDGVTQGLPGMELSLFSRDSIAMGTAIALSHDVFDAALLLGICDKIVPGLLIGALHFGHLPCVFVPAGPMSSGLSNNDKAKVRELYAQGKVGRDELLKAESAAYHGAGTCTFYGTANSNQMLLEAMGLHVPGAAFVHPHDPLRERLSREAVRTALRITPKGEYTPIGKLVDEKAIVNAMVALLATGGSTNHLIHWVAVARSAGILIDWSDFSDLSGVVPLLARVYPNGSADVNQFQAAGGPGFVIRELLDAGLMHEDVVSVAGPSLRPFTRLPHAAEQGVAWQDLAPTSGDDSVVRTAAAPFSATGGLKLLAGNIGRAVIKVSAVPEDRHVVEAPARIFDDQESMLAAFKNGELERDVVVVVRFQGPQANGMPELHKLTPPLAVQQGKGFKVALVTDGRMSGASGKVPAAIHVSPEALAGGPLGKLRDGDLVRVDGIKGELLALVPEAEWAAREQAQIRSEQVDDNGHGLGRELFGGFRRNVKTAEEGAVTWL; from the coding sequence ATGGACAAGAACCGAATCCTGATCGAAGTGACGGAGCGAATCCGTCAGCGCTCAAGCGCATCGCGCGCGCGTTATCTGGCCCAGATCGACAAGCTGGCCGGTCGCAAGCGCGGTGTCGAACGCATGGGCTGCGCCAACGTCGCTCACGCGGTGGCTGCGATGCCGGCCAACGACAAGCTGCGCATCGTTGCCGAGAAGGCGCCGCACCTGGCCGTCGTCACGGCCTACAACGACATGCTGTCGGCCCACCAGCCCTACGAGGGCTATCCGGCCCTGATACGCGACGAAGCGGCGAAGCAGGGCGCCACGGTGCAGGTGGCTGGTGGCGTGCCGGCCATGTGTGACGGCGTCACCCAGGGCCTGCCGGGCATGGAGCTCAGTCTGTTCTCGCGCGACAGCATCGCCATGGGCACGGCCATCGCGCTTTCGCATGATGTGTTTGACGCGGCCCTGCTGCTGGGCATCTGCGACAAGATCGTGCCCGGCCTGCTGATCGGTGCCCTGCATTTCGGCCATCTGCCCTGCGTCTTCGTGCCGGCCGGTCCGATGAGTTCGGGCCTGTCCAACAACGACAAGGCCAAGGTCCGCGAGCTCTATGCCCAGGGCAAGGTCGGCCGCGACGAGCTGCTCAAGGCCGAGTCCGCCGCCTATCACGGAGCTGGCACCTGCACCTTCTACGGAACGGCCAACAGCAACCAGATGCTGCTCGAGGCCATGGGCCTGCATGTGCCCGGCGCCGCCTTCGTCCATCCGCATGACCCGCTGCGCGAGCGCCTGAGCCGCGAGGCCGTACGCACGGCGCTGCGCATCACGCCCAAGGGCGAGTACACGCCGATCGGCAAGCTGGTCGACGAGAAGGCCATCGTCAACGCCATGGTGGCCCTGCTGGCCACCGGCGGTTCGACCAACCACCTGATCCACTGGGTGGCCGTGGCCCGCTCGGCCGGCATCCTGATCGACTGGAGCGACTTCTCCGACCTGTCCGGCGTCGTGCCGCTGCTGGCCCGCGTCTATCCGAACGGCTCGGCCGACGTGAACCAGTTCCAGGCCGCGGGCGGCCCGGGCTTCGTGATCCGCGAGCTGCTGGACGCCGGCCTGATGCATGAGGACGTGGTGAGCGTGGCCGGCCCCTCGCTGCGTCCGTTCACCCGCTTGCCGCATGCGGCCGAGCAGGGCGTGGCCTGGCAAGACCTGGCCCCGACCAGCGGCGACGACAGCGTGGTCCGCACCGCCGCCGCCCCGTTCAGCGCCACCGGTGGCCTCAAGCTGCTGGCCGGCAACATCGGCCGTGCGGTGATCAAGGTCTCGGCCGTGCCGGAAGACCGCCATGTGGTCGAGGCGCCGGCGCGCATCTTCGACGACCAGGAAAGCATGCTGGCCGCCTTCAAGAACGGCGAGCTGGAGCGCGACGTGGTCGTCGTTGTGCGCTTCCAAGGCCCGCAGGCCAATGGCATGCCTGAGTTGCACAAGCTGACGCCGCCGCTGGCGGTGCAGCAGGGCAAGGGCTTCAAGGTGGCCCTGGTGACCGATGGCCGCATGAGCGGCGCTTCGGGCAAGGTGCCGGCGGCCATCCATGTCTCGCCCGAGGCGCTGGCCGGTGGCCCGCTGGGCAAGCTGCGCGATGGCGACCTGGTGCGCGTCGACGGCATCAAGGGCGAGCTGCTGGCCCTGGTGCCTGAGGCCGAATGGGCGGCCCGCGAGCAGGCCCAGATCAGGTCCGAACAGGTCGACGACAACGGCCACGGCCTGGGCCGCGAGCTGTTCGGCGGCTTCCGTCGCAATGTCAAGACCGCCGAAGAAGGCGCCGTCACCTGGCTGTAA
- a CDS encoding bifunctional 4-hydroxy-2-oxoglutarate aldolase/2-dehydro-3-deoxy-phosphogluconate aldolase — translation MSNETLSLASHGPVIPVIVIQKLEHAVPLAEALVAGGVKVLEVTLRTPVALQAMEAMARAVPEAIVGAGTLRTAADVQAAKNAGCRFGVSPGYTDALAAACKEFGLPLLPGVSTASEVMQASSAGFSFLKLFPAVAVGGVNLLKALAGPFPDIAFCPTGGITPETAPQFLSLPNVKVCGGSWLTPQDAMDAGDWGRITALAKAASSLRG, via the coding sequence ATGAGCAACGAAACCCTCAGCCTGGCCAGCCACGGCCCCGTCATTCCCGTCATCGTGATCCAGAAGCTGGAGCATGCCGTGCCCCTGGCCGAGGCCCTGGTGGCCGGCGGCGTCAAGGTGCTGGAGGTGACTCTGCGCACTCCGGTGGCGCTGCAGGCCATGGAGGCCATGGCCCGGGCCGTGCCCGAGGCCATCGTTGGTGCCGGCACCTTGCGCACGGCGGCCGATGTGCAGGCGGCCAAGAATGCAGGCTGCCGCTTCGGCGTCAGCCCCGGCTACACAGATGCGCTGGCCGCTGCCTGCAAGGAATTCGGCCTGCCGCTGCTGCCGGGCGTGTCCACGGCCAGCGAGGTGATGCAGGCCAGCAGCGCCGGCTTCAGCTTCCTCAAGCTGTTCCCGGCCGTGGCCGTGGGCGGCGTGAACCTGCTCAAGGCCCTGGCCGGTCCGTTCCCGGACATCGCCTTCTGCCCCACCGGCGGCATCACGCCTGAGACGGCACCTCAGTTCCTGTCGCTGCCGAACGTCAAGGTCTGCGGCGGCTCCTGGCTGACGCCGCAGGATGCGATGGACGCCGGCGACTGGGGCCGTATCACGGCCCTGGCCAAGGCAGCCTCAAGTCTTCGCGGCTAA
- a CDS encoding PaaI family thioesterase, translated as MADEAAIREKRRGYGVARPDQVMGRSGLQLLEAMLAGELPAANIGETMDFSLISVKHGEAIFQGKPQRRHYNPMGSVHGGWYATLLDSALGCAVHTTMPVGRGYTTLEFKVNLVRALDERVPLVRAIGRVVHGGKQVATAEAELVGHDGRLYAHATTTCLIFDLAAKT; from the coding sequence ATGGCCGACGAGGCCGCCATCCGGGAGAAGCGCAGAGGCTATGGCGTGGCGCGGCCGGATCAGGTCATGGGCCGCAGCGGCCTGCAGCTGCTGGAGGCCATGCTGGCCGGCGAGCTGCCGGCGGCGAATATTGGCGAGACCATGGACTTCAGCCTGATCTCGGTGAAGCATGGCGAGGCCATCTTCCAGGGCAAGCCGCAGCGGCGCCACTACAACCCCATGGGCAGCGTGCATGGCGGCTGGTACGCCACGCTGCTGGATTCGGCGCTGGGCTGCGCCGTCCACACCACCATGCCGGTGGGCCGCGGCTATACGACGCTGGAGTTCAAGGTGAACCTGGTGCGTGCGCTGGACGAGCGCGTGCCCCTGGTGCGCGCCATCGGCCGGGTGGTCCATGGCGGCAAGCAGGTCGCGACGGCGGAGGCCGAGCTGGTCGGCCACGATGGGCGCCTGTACGCCCATGCCACGACGACCTGTCTGATCTTCGACTTAGCCGCGAAGACTTGA